A portion of the Pseudomonas sp. GR 6-02 genome contains these proteins:
- a CDS encoding FadR/GntR family transcriptional regulator → MDYRKPSDRKSMHSRIVQELGMQIVSGRFKPDDKLPAEALLCEEYAVSRPVLREATRVLVAKGLVYSRPRVGTVVKPRREWHMLDPDVLHWLMQSSPQNEFFSLLTSVRSIIEPAAAALAAQFATDADIASIGEAYQRMESAPTPEALLQPDLDFHSRIADATHNDLLANLCNMLSVAIAEALKHSNQRPNLHELALPRHKAILTAIENRDALGARHATLVQLDDARNALNVVLGTDPA, encoded by the coding sequence ATGGATTACCGCAAACCCTCCGACCGCAAAAGCATGCACTCGCGCATCGTCCAGGAATTGGGCATGCAGATTGTCTCGGGACGCTTCAAACCGGACGACAAACTGCCCGCCGAAGCCCTGTTGTGTGAGGAATACGCGGTCAGCCGGCCAGTCCTGCGCGAAGCGACCCGAGTGCTGGTTGCCAAGGGCCTCGTGTATTCCCGTCCGCGGGTCGGCACCGTGGTCAAGCCGCGCCGGGAGTGGCACATGCTCGACCCGGACGTGCTGCACTGGCTGATGCAAAGCAGCCCGCAGAATGAGTTCTTCAGCCTGCTGACCAGCGTGCGCAGCATCATTGAACCGGCCGCTGCAGCCCTGGCCGCGCAGTTCGCCACCGACGCAGACATCGCCTCCATCGGTGAAGCCTACCAACGCATGGAGTCAGCACCGACGCCTGAAGCCTTGTTGCAGCCGGACCTGGATTTCCACAGCCGCATCGCCGACGCGACCCACAACGACCTGCTGGCGAACCTGTGCAACATGTTGTCGGTGGCGATTGCCGAAGCCTTGAAACACTCCAACCAACGGCCGAACCTGCATGAACTGGCGTTGCCTCGGCATAAGGCGATTCTCACGGCTATCGAGAATCGCGATGCGCTGGGTGCGCGGCATGCGACGCTGGTGCAACTGGACGATGCGCGTAACGCGCTGAATGTGGTGCTCGGCACCGATCCCGCATAA
- the araD1 gene encoding AraD1 family protein encodes MRLVQFELSNGERRVGVVEDGLVREVQDAHTVRDLALAAIEAGTTLERQVQTLGLGISHNYAELLAKLRILPPLDHPDPAHMLVSGTGLTHLGSASARDKMHQQAGDEAAMTDTMRIFKWGVEGGKPAAGQAGVQPEWFYKGDGSIVVRPGKPFPLPPFAEDAGEEPELSGLYVIGHDGKPYRLGFAVGNEFSDHVMERKNYLYLAHSKLRSCSYGPELRVGELPQHLAGTSRILRDGEVLWQNEFLSGEANMCHSLENLEYHHFKYSQFLRPGDVHIHFFGTATLSFADGIRTRPGDVFEISQAEFGAPLINGIAPVEAAFEPGTVGTL; translated from the coding sequence ATGCGTTTAGTTCAGTTCGAATTGAGTAATGGCGAACGCCGCGTCGGCGTGGTCGAAGACGGTCTGGTGCGTGAAGTGCAGGATGCGCACACGGTGCGGGATCTGGCGCTGGCGGCGATCGAGGCGGGCACCACTCTTGAGCGACAGGTTCAAACCCTGGGGCTGGGCATCAGCCACAACTATGCCGAATTGCTGGCCAAGCTGCGCATCCTGCCGCCGCTGGATCACCCGGACCCGGCGCATATGCTGGTCAGCGGCACCGGCCTGACCCATTTGGGCAGCGCCTCGGCTCGGGACAAAATGCATCAGCAGGCCGGCGATGAAGCGGCGATGACCGACACCATGCGCATCTTCAAGTGGGGTGTGGAGGGCGGTAAACCTGCAGCCGGCCAGGCCGGCGTGCAACCGGAATGGTTCTACAAGGGCGATGGCAGCATCGTCGTGCGACCGGGCAAGCCTTTCCCGCTACCACCCTTTGCTGAAGATGCCGGGGAAGAGCCCGAACTCAGCGGCCTCTATGTCATCGGCCACGACGGCAAACCGTATCGCCTCGGTTTTGCGGTGGGTAACGAGTTCTCCGATCACGTGATGGAACGCAAGAATTACCTTTACCTGGCCCATTCGAAACTGCGCAGTTGCAGCTATGGCCCGGAGCTTCGGGTCGGCGAACTGCCGCAACACCTGGCAGGCACCAGTCGCATCCTGCGCGACGGCGAAGTGCTGTGGCAGAACGAGTTCCTCAGTGGCGAAGCCAACATGTGCCACAGCCTGGAAAACCTCGAGTATCACCATTTCAAGTACAGCCAGTTCCTGCGCCCCGGCGACGTGCACATCCACTTCTTTGGCACCGCGACCCTGTCCTTCGCCGATGGCATCCGTACCCGGCCGGGTGATGTGTTCGAGATCAGCCAGGCCGAGTTCGGCGCACCCTTGATCAACGGCATCGCACCGGTTGAAGCAGCGTTCGAACCCGGCACCGTCGGCACACTTTAA
- a CDS encoding MFS transporter, translated as MSQELRLIRRITLKLIPFLILLYLIAYVDRSAVGFAKLHMGADVGIGDAAYGFGAGLFFIGYFLLEIPSNLMLDRFGARRWFARIMVTWGAITIGMAFVQGPNSFYVMRFLLGAAEAGFFPGVLYYITQWFPIRHRGKILGLFILSQPIAMMITGPVSGGLLGMDGTLGLHGWQWLFIVIGTPAILLTWPVLRYLPDGPDQVKWLDQSEKDWLTGELKKDLAEYGQTCHGNPLHALKDKRVLLLALFYLPVTLSIYGLGLWLPTLIKQFGGTDLVTGFVSSVPYIFGIIGLLIIPRSSDRLNDRYGHLAVLYVLGAIGLFLSAWLSVPVLQLAALCLVAFALFSCTAVFWTLPGRFFAGASAAAGIALINSVGNLGGYIGPFVIGALKEYTGNLASGLYFLSCVMVFGLVLTGVVYRLLERKHVLPADQFAASARGATRT; from the coding sequence ATGAGCCAGGAATTGCGGCTTATCCGTCGCATCACGTTGAAACTGATTCCCTTCCTGATCCTGCTGTACCTGATCGCCTATGTGGATCGCTCCGCCGTGGGGTTCGCCAAGCTGCACATGGGCGCCGACGTCGGCATCGGTGATGCGGCTTACGGATTTGGTGCCGGGCTTTTCTTCATTGGCTACTTTCTGCTGGAGATCCCCAGCAACCTGATGCTCGACCGCTTCGGCGCCCGACGCTGGTTCGCGCGGATCATGGTCACCTGGGGCGCTATCACCATCGGCATGGCGTTCGTCCAGGGCCCGAACAGCTTCTATGTGATGCGTTTTCTGCTCGGCGCGGCCGAAGCCGGGTTCTTTCCAGGCGTGCTGTACTACATCACCCAATGGTTCCCGATTCGCCATCGCGGCAAGATCCTCGGGCTGTTCATCCTTTCCCAACCCATCGCCATGATGATCACCGGCCCGGTGTCCGGCGGTTTGCTCGGTATGGACGGCACGCTTGGCCTGCACGGCTGGCAGTGGCTGTTCATCGTCATCGGTACGCCAGCGATCCTGCTGACCTGGCCGGTGCTGCGCTACTTGCCGGACGGCCCGGACCAAGTGAAATGGCTGGATCAATCCGAGAAAGACTGGCTGACCGGGGAACTGAAAAAAGACCTCGCCGAGTATGGCCAGACCTGCCACGGCAATCCGTTGCATGCACTGAAGGACAAACGGGTGTTGCTGCTGGCGCTGTTCTATCTGCCGGTGACCTTGAGCATCTATGGCCTCGGTTTGTGGCTGCCGACGCTGATCAAGCAGTTCGGTGGCACGGACCTGGTGACCGGGTTCGTGTCATCGGTGCCGTACATCTTCGGAATCATCGGTTTGCTGATCATTCCGCGCAGTTCCGACCGCCTGAATGATCGCTACGGTCATCTGGCGGTGCTGTATGTGTTGGGTGCCATCGGCCTGTTCCTCAGCGCCTGGCTGTCGGTACCGGTGCTGCAACTGGCGGCGCTGTGCCTGGTGGCGTTCGCGCTGTTTTCCTGCACGGCGGTGTTCTGGACCTTGCCGGGGCGCTTCTTCGCCGGCGCCAGTGCGGCGGCAGGAATCGCGTTGATCAATTCGGTGGGCAACCTCGGCGGCTACATCGGCCCGTTCGTGATCGGTGCGCTGAAGGAGTACACCGGCAACCTGGCGTCGGGGCTGTATTTCCTGTCCTGCGTGATGGTGTTCGGTCTGGTCCTGACCGGCGTGGTGTATCGCCTGCTGGAACGCAAGCATGTGCTGCCGGCCGACCAGTTCGCGGCAAGTGCCCGCGGTGCTACCCGTACCTGA
- a CDS encoding aldehyde dehydrogenase (NADP(+)) yields MTRILGHNYIGGERSAAGTVKLQSADASTGEALPHDFYQATAAEVDAAAKAAAAAYPAYRSLSAERRAQFLDTIADELDALGDEFVAVVCRETALPAARIQGERGRTSGQMRLFAKVLRRGDFYGARIDLALPERQPLPRPDLRQYRIGLGPVAVFGASNFPLAFSTAGGDTASALAAGCPVVFKAHSGHMATAELVADAVIRAAEKTAMPAGVFNMIYGGGVGEALVKHPAIQAVGFTGSLKGGRALCDMAAARPQPIPVFAEMSSINPVIVLPQALDTRAESIARDLTASVVQGCGQFCTNPGLVIGIRSPQFSAFVQQVAGLIGDQPAQTMLNAGTLSSYGKGLHKLLSHPKIEHLAGNPQQGNQAQPQLFKADVSLLLDGDEVLQEEVFGPTTVFVEVADQAQLSAALNGLHGQLTATIIGEPADFERFGELTPLLEQKVGRILLNGYPTGVEVCDSMVHGGPYPATSDARGTSVGTLAIDRFLRPVCFQNYPDSLLPDALKNGNPLRIQRLVDGKPSRDAL; encoded by the coding sequence ATGACCCGGATTCTTGGTCACAACTACATTGGCGGTGAGCGCAGCGCTGCCGGCACCGTCAAACTGCAGAGCGCCGATGCCAGCACCGGCGAGGCCTTGCCCCACGATTTCTACCAAGCCACCGCTGCAGAAGTCGACGCCGCCGCGAAGGCTGCTGCCGCCGCTTACCCGGCCTATCGCAGCCTGAGCGCCGAGCGCCGTGCGCAATTTCTGGACACGATTGCCGATGAACTGGACGCCCTTGGCGATGAGTTCGTGGCCGTGGTCTGCCGCGAAACCGCGTTGCCGGCGGCGCGGATTCAAGGTGAGCGTGGGCGCACCAGCGGCCAGATGCGTCTGTTCGCCAAGGTGCTGCGGCGTGGTGATTTCTATGGCGCGCGGATCGATCTGGCGCTGCCGGAACGCCAGCCACTGCCGCGTCCGGACCTGCGTCAGTACCGTATCGGTCTGGGGCCGGTGGCGGTGTTTGGCGCGAGTAACTTTCCGTTGGCGTTTTCCACGGCTGGCGGTGACACCGCTTCGGCCTTGGCCGCCGGCTGCCCGGTGGTGTTCAAGGCCCACAGCGGCCATATGGCAACCGCAGAGTTGGTGGCTGACGCGGTGATCCGCGCTGCCGAAAAAACCGCCATGCCGGCCGGTGTGTTCAACATGATCTACGGCGGTGGAGTAGGGGAAGCACTGGTCAAGCACCCGGCGATTCAGGCAGTCGGTTTTACCGGTTCACTGAAAGGCGGTCGGGCGCTGTGCGACATGGCCGCGGCACGGCCGCAGCCGATTCCGGTGTTCGCCGAGATGTCGAGCATCAACCCGGTGATCGTGTTACCGCAGGCGCTGGATACTCGTGCTGAAAGCATCGCCCGTGACCTCACGGCTTCAGTGGTGCAGGGCTGCGGGCAGTTCTGTACCAATCCGGGGCTGGTGATCGGCATTCGTTCGCCGCAGTTCAGTGCGTTCGTGCAGCAGGTGGCCGGGCTGATCGGCGATCAGCCGGCGCAAACCATGCTCAACGCCGGCACCTTGAGCAGCTATGGCAAAGGCCTGCACAAGCTTCTTTCGCATCCGAAAATCGAGCACTTGGCCGGTAATCCGCAACAAGGCAATCAGGCGCAGCCGCAATTGTTCAAGGCGGATGTGAGTCTGTTGCTCGATGGCGATGAAGTGCTGCAAGAGGAAGTGTTCGGCCCGACCACGGTGTTTGTTGAAGTGGCGGATCAGGCGCAACTCAGTGCTGCGCTGAACGGCCTGCACGGGCAACTGACGGCAACGATTATCGGTGAGCCGGCGGACTTCGAACGCTTCGGCGAGCTGACGCCCTTGTTGGAGCAGAAGGTCGGGCGGATCTTGCTCAACGGTTATCCGACCGGTGTGGAAGTCTGCGATTCGATGGTCCATGGCGGACCGTATCCAGCGACTTCCGATGCGCGCGGCACTTCGGTGGGCACCCTGGCCATCGACCGTTTCCTGCGCCCGGTGTGCTTCCAGAACTACCCCGATAGCCTGCTGCCGGACGCGTTGAAGAATGGCAATCCTTTGCGCATCCAACGTTTGGTCGATGGCAAACCATCGCGTGATGCTCTCTAG
- a CDS encoding lactonase family protein, with product MRNFWPLLIAGSVGAMGVQAAPVDNYELLVGSYTAGQSQGIYRLNFDSRTGQIDAKPLQVVKSANPSWLTVSKDQRRLFAVNENGPGQADPVGRVSSYAIDPKTHELSLINQMQTLGNEPTHSSISGDASHLFVSNYSVAEDPGGTLAVLPVSPDGKLRPVVQMSGHPSSRIDPERQMSAHVHSAISSPDGQYVFSNDLGADKIFIYRFDPKANPELPLTAAKPASVPLPPGSGPRHLLFSADGKHAWLTMEMSAQVAVFDYKDGQLEQTQLVDLAAGLPTSGKAAAALHASVDGKFLYVSNRGTANQLLVFAIDPATGHLKELQSRSVDGDHPREFSLDPSGKFVLIANQKSNQIVVIERDAKTGLLGKTVQKLPMDAPSDLKFLLRQ from the coding sequence ATGCGTAACTTCTGGCCACTGTTGATCGCCGGCAGCGTCGGTGCTATGGGCGTGCAGGCGGCGCCGGTCGACAACTACGAATTGCTGGTGGGGTCGTACACCGCCGGCCAGAGCCAGGGGATTTATCGCCTTAACTTCGACAGCCGCACCGGGCAGATCGATGCCAAGCCGCTGCAAGTGGTGAAGAGCGCCAACCCGTCCTGGCTGACCGTGTCCAAGGATCAACGTCGCTTGTTCGCGGTCAACGAAAACGGCCCGGGGCAGGCCGATCCGGTAGGGCGCGTCAGCAGTTACGCAATCGATCCGAAAACCCATGAGCTGAGCCTGATCAACCAGATGCAAACCCTGGGCAACGAGCCGACCCATTCGAGCATCAGCGGTGATGCCAGCCATCTGTTTGTCAGCAACTACTCGGTGGCCGAGGACCCGGGCGGCACCCTGGCAGTGTTACCGGTGAGCCCCGATGGCAAGCTGAGACCCGTCGTGCAGATGAGCGGTCATCCGTCCAGCCGGATCGACCCCGAGCGGCAGATGTCGGCGCACGTGCATTCGGCGATCTCTTCGCCGGATGGTCAATACGTGTTTTCCAATGACCTGGGCGCGGACAAGATCTTTATCTATCGCTTCGACCCCAAGGCCAATCCGGAACTGCCGTTGACTGCCGCCAAACCCGCGTCCGTCCCGTTGCCCCCCGGCAGCGGGCCGCGACATTTACTGTTCAGCGCCGATGGCAAGCACGCCTGGCTGACCATGGAAATGAGCGCGCAGGTGGCGGTGTTCGATTACAAGGACGGCCAACTCGAACAAACGCAGTTGGTCGATCTGGCGGCGGGGCTGCCCACATCGGGCAAGGCCGCGGCTGCGCTTCACGCCTCGGTCGATGGCAAGTTCCTTTACGTCAGTAACCGTGGCACCGCCAATCAGTTGCTGGTGTTCGCCATCGACCCGGCAACCGGCCACCTCAAGGAGCTTCAGAGCCGCTCGGTGGACGGCGATCACCCGCGCGAGTTCAGTCTCGACCCGAGCGGCAAATTCGTGCTGATTGCCAACCAGAAGAGCAACCAGATTGTCGTCATCGAGCGTGACGCCAAGACCGGTCTGTTGGGCAAAACCGTGCAAAAACTGCCGATGGATGCCCCGAGCGATCTCAAGTTCCTGCTGCGTCAATAG
- a CDS encoding glutathione S-transferase, protein MITLYSFRRCPYAMRARMALRYSGVAVNIVEVSLKAKPAEMLALSSKGTVPVLSVDGRVIDESLEIMRWALAQNDPQDWLLNDDPVGQQYIAGLIEENDQVFKVHLNRYKYAERYPEQPMTFYRAEGKVFLRKLDQLLEGRAYLLGEHPSLADVALMPFVRQFAHVDREWFGQAPYVRLQGWLQRFLESELFTSIMKK, encoded by the coding sequence ATGATCACGCTGTATTCGTTCCGCCGCTGCCCCTACGCCATGCGCGCTCGCATGGCCCTGCGTTATTCGGGGGTTGCGGTGAATATCGTCGAGGTCAGCCTCAAGGCCAAACCGGCCGAAATGCTCGCGCTGTCGAGCAAAGGCACGGTACCGGTGCTTAGCGTGGACGGCCGGGTGATCGATGAAAGCCTGGAAATCATGCGCTGGGCGCTGGCGCAGAACGATCCGCAGGACTGGCTTCTCAACGATGACCCTGTCGGGCAGCAATACATCGCCGGGCTGATCGAAGAAAACGATCAGGTGTTCAAGGTGCACCTCAATCGCTACAAATACGCCGAGCGTTATCCCGAGCAACCAATGACGTTTTATCGCGCCGAGGGCAAGGTGTTCTTGCGCAAGCTGGATCAATTGCTGGAGGGGCGCGCCTACTTGCTGGGCGAGCACCCGAGCCTGGCCGATGTCGCCTTGATGCCGTTCGTGCGGCAATTCGCCCATGTGGATCGCGAGTGGTTCGGGCAGGCACCTTATGTGCGATTGCAGGGCTGGTTGCAGCGCTTTCTGGAATCAGAGTTGTTCACATCAATAATGAAAAAATAG
- a CDS encoding IlvD/Edd family dehydratase, producing the protein MTDKKPTLRSAQWFGTADKNGFMYRSWMKNQGIADHQFHGKPIIGICNTWSELTPCNAHFRQIAEHVKRGVIEAGGFPVEFPVFSNGESNLRPTAMLTRNLASMDVEEAIRGNPIDGVVLLTGCDKTTPALLMGAASCDVPAIVVTGGPMLNGKHKGQDIGSGTVVWQLSEQVKAGTITLDDFLAAEGGMSRSAGTCNTMGTASTMACMAEALGTSLPHNAAIPAVDARRYVLAHMSGMRAVEMVREDLKLSKILTKEAFENAIRVNAAIGGSTNAVIHLKAIAGRIGVELDLDDWTRIGRGMPTIVDLQPSGRFLMEEFYYAGGLPAVLRRLGEANLIPNPNALTVNGKTLGENTKDAPIYGQDEVIRTLDNPIRADGGICVLRGNLAPLGAVLKPSAASAELMQHRGRAVVFENFDMYKARINDPELDVDANSILVMKNCGPKGYPGMAEVGNMGLPAKLLAQGVTDMVRISDARMSGTAYGTVVLHVAPEAAAGGPLAAVKEGDWIELDCASGRLHLDIPDAEMAARMADLQPPQQLLVGGYRQLYIDHVLQADQGCDFDFLVGCRGAEVPRHSH; encoded by the coding sequence ATGACTGATAAGAAACCCACCCTGCGCTCCGCCCAATGGTTTGGCACTGCCGACAAGAACGGCTTCATGTACCGCAGCTGGATGAAGAATCAGGGCATCGCCGACCATCAGTTCCACGGCAAGCCGATCATCGGCATTTGCAACACCTGGTCGGAACTGACCCCGTGCAACGCGCATTTCCGCCAGATCGCGGAGCACGTCAAACGCGGGGTGATCGAAGCCGGTGGCTTTCCTGTGGAATTCCCGGTGTTCTCCAACGGCGAATCGAACCTGCGCCCCACCGCCATGCTCACCCGTAACCTGGCGAGCATGGACGTCGAGGAAGCCATTCGCGGCAACCCGATCGATGGCGTGGTACTGCTCACCGGTTGCGACAAAACCACTCCGGCGCTGCTGATGGGCGCGGCTAGTTGCGACGTGCCGGCGATCGTCGTCACCGGTGGGCCGATGCTCAACGGCAAGCACAAGGGCCAGGACATCGGTTCGGGCACGGTGGTGTGGCAGCTCAGCGAACAGGTCAAGGCTGGCACGATCACCCTTGATGATTTCCTCGCGGCCGAGGGTGGCATGTCCCGTTCCGCCGGGACCTGCAACACCATGGGCACCGCCTCGACCATGGCTTGCATGGCCGAAGCGCTGGGCACGTCCCTGCCCCACAACGCGGCGATTCCGGCAGTCGATGCGCGCCGTTATGTGTTGGCGCACATGTCGGGTATGCGTGCGGTGGAGATGGTTCGCGAGGATTTGAAGCTGTCGAAAATCCTCACCAAGGAAGCCTTCGAAAACGCCATCCGGGTGAACGCTGCCATCGGCGGTTCGACCAACGCGGTGATCCACTTGAAAGCCATCGCCGGACGCATCGGTGTCGAACTGGACCTGGACGACTGGACCCGCATCGGTCGCGGCATGCCGACCATTGTCGACCTGCAACCGTCCGGGCGCTTCCTGATGGAAGAGTTCTACTACGCCGGTGGCTTGCCTGCGGTGCTGCGTCGCCTGGGCGAAGCCAACCTGATTCCGAACCCGAACGCCCTCACCGTCAACGGCAAAACCCTCGGTGAAAACACCAAGGACGCGCCGATCTACGGCCAGGACGAAGTGATCCGCACCCTCGACAACCCGATCCGCGCCGACGGCGGCATCTGCGTGTTGCGCGGCAACCTGGCGCCACTGGGTGCGGTGCTCAAGCCCTCTGCGGCGAGTGCCGAGCTGATGCAACATCGCGGGCGCGCGGTGGTGTTCGAGAATTTCGACATGTACAAGGCGCGGATCAACGATCCGGAACTGGACGTGGACGCCAACTCGATTCTGGTAATGAAAAACTGCGGGCCGAAGGGTTATCCGGGCATGGCCGAAGTCGGCAACATGGGCTTGCCGGCCAAGCTGCTGGCCCAGGGTGTGACGGATATGGTGCGGATTTCCGACGCACGCATGAGCGGCACGGCGTACGGTACCGTGGTGTTGCATGTGGCACCGGAAGCCGCCGCCGGCGGGCCTTTGGCGGCAGTGAAGGAAGGCGACTGGATCGAGCTCGATTGCGCCAGTGGACGTTTGCATCTGGACATTCCGGATGCCGAAATGGCCGCGCGCATGGCCGATCTGCAACCGCCACAACAGTTGCTGGTGGGCGGCTATCGCCAGCTGTACATCGACCATGTGCTGCAGGCGGATCAGGGCTGCGACTTCGACTTCCTCGTCGGTTGTCGTGGAGCCGAGGTGCCGCGTCACTCTCACTGA
- a CDS encoding DUF5629 family protein, producing MTAVNDTLLNALEHCDMLEIDGLHAFDFSLDEDDNLHIECMDGRALKRWEFSMAQIKAATFDPDLKSWIITGDSGEHRLVPMEAFGGQDDEDETNEDA from the coding sequence ATGACTGCCGTAAACGACACCTTGCTCAACGCCCTCGAACATTGCGACATGCTGGAGATCGACGGGCTGCACGCTTTCGACTTCTCTCTCGATGAAGACGATAACCTGCACATCGAATGCATGGACGGTCGGGCGCTCAAGCGCTGGGAGTTCAGCATGGCGCAGATCAAGGCGGCGACTTTCGATCCCGATTTGAAGAGCTGGATCATCACCGGTGATTCCGGTGAACACCGTCTGGTGCCTATGGAAGCGTTTGGTGGTCAGGATGACGAGGACGAAACGAATGAGGATGCGTAA